One genomic segment of Pseudomonas chlororaphis subsp. aurantiaca includes these proteins:
- a CDS encoding DUF1190 domain-containing protein: MKRSQYVQLSLAASVALAISGCNSEPETLAVQQKFNFQSVQECVDGKIAVDVCSDAYIKAMAEHRAQAPVYDNQADCDADFVENWCQIDSNGKFVPKLGGFEINAQGAFTREQLAAAGVSPGAGQGSSLSSIDSGLLTGLLIGNLLSGGSRNYYSEPVYRYRDDRGNYANSTLNQRIASGSTFSRSRQAQSGSGFRTTTRPMSVSSSTSRGGFGSQASARSGWGGSSSSSWSSGRSSS, translated from the coding sequence ATGAAACGAAGCCAATACGTTCAGCTCTCCCTGGCCGCCTCGGTGGCGCTGGCGATCTCGGGCTGCAACTCGGAGCCGGAGACCCTCGCGGTCCAGCAGAAATTCAACTTCCAGTCGGTGCAGGAATGCGTGGACGGCAAGATCGCCGTGGACGTCTGCTCCGATGCCTATATCAAGGCCATGGCGGAGCACCGCGCCCAGGCGCCGGTCTACGACAACCAGGCCGACTGCGATGCCGACTTCGTCGAAAACTGGTGCCAGATAGACTCCAACGGCAAGTTCGTGCCGAAGCTGGGCGGCTTTGAAATCAACGCCCAGGGCGCCTTCACCCGCGAGCAGTTGGCGGCGGCCGGGGTCAGCCCCGGAGCCGGACAGGGTTCGTCGCTCAGCAGTATCGACAGCGGCCTGCTCACCGGCCTGCTGATCGGCAACCTGCTCAGCGGCGGTAGCCGCAACTATTACTCCGAGCCGGTCTACCGCTATCGCGACGACCGCGGCAACTACGCCAACTCGACGCTCAACCAGCGCATCGCCAGCGGCTCGACCTTCTCCAGGTCGCGCCAGGCGCAGTCGGGCAGCGGCTTCCGGACCACCACCCGGCCGATGTCGGTGTCCTCCTCTACCTCCCGTGGCGGCTTCGGCAGCCAGGCCAGCGCCCGTAGCGGCTGGGGCGGCTCCAGCTCCTCGAGCTGGAGTTCGGGACGCTCGAGCAGCTAA
- a CDS encoding DUF350 domain-containing protein, giving the protein MLEALSISLNKFAVVGFLTYILGAAVLFALFQFVYTRLTPHKEFQLIREGNVSAAIALGGAIIGFAIPASNVIAYSISLLDFAVWALIAAVVQLLAFLMTSLVLKGTSQRIRNGEIAAGIYVAAVAISVGLLNAACMTPSQN; this is encoded by the coding sequence ATGCTTGAAGCCCTTTCCATTTCCCTGAACAAATTCGCCGTGGTCGGTTTCCTGACCTACATCCTCGGGGCGGCCGTGCTGTTCGCCCTGTTCCAGTTCGTCTACACCCGCCTGACGCCGCACAAGGAGTTCCAGCTGATCCGCGAGGGCAACGTCTCCGCTGCCATCGCCCTGGGCGGCGCCATCATCGGTTTCGCCATCCCGGCGAGCAACGTCATCGCCTACTCCATCAGCCTGCTGGACTTCGCCGTCTGGGCGCTGATCGCCGCCGTGGTGCAACTGCTGGCGTTCCTGATGACCAGCCTGGTGCTCAAGGGCACTTCGCAGCGCATCCGCAACGGTGAAATCGCCGCCGGCATCTACGTCGCCGCCGTGGCCATCAGCGTCGGCCTGCTCAACGCCGCCTGCATGACCCCTTCGCAGAACTGA
- the mgtA gene encoding magnesium-translocating P-type ATPase: MTTVKTRTSSSQNPTRDDTRLSMRAAREAQNSLGVTLDNVKSNANGLTELDAEGRLQRDGFNEVAHDRPPYALVQLLQAFNNPFIYVLMTLTGISFFTDFWLPLQSGEETDLTGVVIVLVMVLVSGLMRFWQEYRSAKAAEALKAMVRTTATVLRREQMGMKAALREVPMRDLVVGDIVQLSAGDMIPADIRLIESRDLFISQAVLTGEALPVEKYDTLGAVQEKSAHRTAADQQDLLDLPNICFMGTNVVSGTATAVVVATGSRTYFGSLARSIVGSRTQTAFDRGVNSVSWLLIRFMLVMVPVVLLINGFTKGDWAEAFMFALAVAVGLTPEMLPMIVSANLAKGAAAMAKRKVVVKRLNAIQNFGAMDVLCTDKTGTLTQDRIILEHHVDISGSRCDQVLQLAWLNSYHQSGMKNLMDRAVVSYAENNPKFSAPDAWSKVDELPFDFVRRRLSVILADASGHHLLVCKGAVEEMLDTATRVRQDGVTVALDAGRRAALLELAEEYNRDGFRVLLVGTRDLAPGQTRQQYSASDERELIIEGFLTFLDPPKETAGPAIAALRENGVTVKVLTGDNPIVTAKVCREVGLEVGQPLLGRDIENMDDAVLARLVEERTVFAKLTPLQKSRVLKALQANGHTVGFLGDGINDAPALRDADVGISVDSGTDIAKESADIILLEKSLMVLEEGVIKGRETFGNIMKYLNMTASSNFGNVFSVLVASAFIPFLPMLAIHLLLQNLMYDISQLSLPWDKMDKEFLRKPRKWDARNIGRFMLWIGPTSSIFDITTYALMWFVFAANSVEMAALFQSGWFIEGLLSQTLVVHMLRTQKIPFIQSTAALPVMLMTGLVMALGIYVPFSPLGEMVGLVPLPWEYFPWLVGTLLCYCVVAQTMKTLYIRRFKQWF, from the coding sequence ATGACTACGGTAAAAACCCGCACCTCCTCCTCGCAAAACCCCACCCGCGACGACACTCGGCTGTCGATGCGGGCCGCCCGCGAAGCGCAGAACAGCCTTGGCGTGACCCTGGACAACGTCAAGTCGAACGCCAACGGCCTGACCGAACTCGACGCCGAAGGCCGCCTGCAGCGCGACGGCTTCAACGAGGTGGCCCACGACCGGCCGCCCTACGCCCTGGTGCAATTGCTGCAAGCCTTCAACAACCCGTTCATCTATGTGCTGATGACCCTGACCGGCATCAGCTTCTTCACCGACTTCTGGCTGCCCCTGCAGTCCGGCGAGGAAACCGACCTGACCGGGGTGGTCATCGTCCTGGTCATGGTCCTGGTCAGCGGCCTGATGCGTTTCTGGCAGGAATACCGTTCGGCCAAGGCCGCCGAGGCGCTCAAGGCCATGGTGCGGACCACCGCCACCGTGCTGCGCCGCGAGCAGATGGGCATGAAAGCCGCGCTGCGCGAAGTGCCGATGCGCGACCTGGTGGTCGGCGACATCGTGCAGCTGTCGGCCGGCGACATGATCCCCGCCGATATCCGCCTGATCGAATCCCGCGACCTGTTCATCAGCCAGGCGGTGCTGACTGGCGAGGCGCTGCCAGTGGAGAAGTACGACACCCTGGGCGCGGTGCAGGAGAAATCCGCCCACCGCACGGCGGCCGACCAGCAGGACCTGCTCGACCTGCCGAACATCTGCTTCATGGGCACCAATGTGGTCAGCGGCACCGCCACCGCGGTGGTGGTGGCCACCGGGTCGCGCACCTACTTCGGTTCCCTGGCGCGCTCCATCGTCGGCTCGCGGACCCAGACCGCCTTCGACCGCGGGGTCAACAGCGTCAGCTGGCTGCTGATCCGCTTCATGCTGGTGATGGTGCCGGTGGTGCTGCTGATCAACGGCTTTACCAAGGGTGACTGGGCCGAGGCCTTCATGTTCGCCCTGGCGGTGGCTGTCGGCCTGACCCCGGAAATGCTGCCGATGATCGTCAGCGCCAACCTGGCCAAGGGCGCCGCGGCCATGGCCAAGCGCAAGGTGGTGGTCAAGCGCCTCAACGCGATCCAGAACTTCGGCGCCATGGACGTGCTGTGCACCGACAAGACCGGCACCCTGACCCAGGACCGGATCATCCTCGAGCACCACGTCGATATCAGCGGCAGCCGCTGCGACCAGGTGCTGCAACTGGCCTGGCTCAACAGCTACCACCAGAGCGGCATGAAGAACCTGATGGACCGCGCGGTGGTGAGCTACGCCGAAAACAACCCGAAGTTCAGCGCGCCCGATGCCTGGAGCAAGGTCGATGAACTGCCGTTCGATTTCGTCCGCCGGCGCCTCTCGGTGATCCTCGCCGACGCCAGCGGCCATCACCTGCTGGTGTGCAAGGGCGCGGTCGAGGAAATGCTCGACACCGCCACCCGGGTACGCCAGGACGGCGTCACGGTGGCCCTCGACGCCGGGCGCCGGGCGGCGCTGCTGGAGCTGGCCGAGGAGTACAACCGCGACGGTTTCCGCGTGCTGCTGGTCGGCACCCGCGACCTGGCGCCGGGGCAGACCCGCCAGCAGTACAGCGCCAGCGACGAGCGCGAGCTGATCATCGAAGGCTTCCTGACCTTCCTCGATCCGCCCAAGGAAACCGCCGGCCCGGCCATCGCCGCGCTGCGCGAGAACGGCGTGACGGTGAAGGTGCTGACCGGCGACAACCCGATCGTCACCGCGAAGGTCTGCCGCGAGGTCGGCCTGGAAGTCGGCCAGCCGCTGCTCGGGCGCGATATCGAGAACATGGACGACGCGGTGCTCGCGCGCCTGGTGGAAGAACGCACGGTGTTCGCCAAGCTCACCCCGCTGCAGAAATCCCGGGTGCTCAAGGCCCTGCAGGCCAACGGGCACACCGTGGGCTTCCTCGGCGACGGCATCAACGATGCGCCGGCGCTGCGCGACGCCGACGTCGGTATCTCAGTGGACAGCGGCACCGACATCGCCAAGGAATCGGCCGACATCATCCTCCTGGAAAAGAGTCTGATGGTCCTGGAGGAAGGCGTGATCAAGGGCCGCGAGACCTTCGGCAACATCATGAAGTACCTGAACATGACTGCCAGTTCCAACTTCGGCAACGTGTTCTCGGTGCTGGTGGCCAGTGCGTTCATCCCGTTCCTGCCGATGCTGGCGATCCACCTGCTGCTGCAGAACCTGATGTACGACATCTCCCAGCTGTCGCTGCCCTGGGACAAGATGGACAAGGAGTTCCTGCGCAAGCCGCGCAAGTGGGACGCCAGGAACATCGGGCGCTTCATGCTGTGGATCGGGCCGACCTCGTCGATCTTCGACATCACCACCTACGCCCTGATGTGGTTCGTGTTCGCCGCCAACAGCGTGGAAATGGCTGCCCTGTTCCAGTCCGGCTGGTTCATCGAAGGCCTGCTCTCGCAGACCCTGGTGGTGCACATGCTGCGCACCCAGAAGATCCCGTTCATCCAGAGCACCGCGGCGTTGCCGGTGATGCTGATGACCGGCCTGGTGATGGCCCTGGGCATCTACGTGCCGTTCTCGCCGCTGGGTGAAATGGTCGGCCTGGTACCGCTGCCGTGGGAATACTTCCCTTGGCTGGTCGGCACCCTGCTGTGCTACTGCGTCGTCGCCCAGACCATGAAGACCCTCTACATCCGTCGCTTCAAGCAATGGTTCTGA
- a CDS encoding glutathionylspermidine synthase family protein, protein MKKILCNERPDWRQTAEKLGFLFHTIDGEAYWDESAYYQFSLKQIEDDLEDPTTQIHEMCMDLVDRVVRSEALLDRLSIPPAFYDMIRTSWLDGHPHLYGRLDFSYNGQGPAKLLELNYDTPTSLYETAAFQWGWLEQNIERGVLPRHADQFNSIDTRLHQAFAQLGIERPFYFASMKDSVEDRATTDYLRLIAKKAGIESRHIDVEDIGLTAEGRFVDLQDRWIPHLFKLHAWEFIFHEPFGAAIAASDTQFFEPAWKSILSNKGILPLLWEAHPGHPNLLETHLDLHPQRDVPRGWVRKPFFSREGANIELRTPQDEVVKEDGPYTDAPYILQSFAPLPRFGDSYTLIGSWVIGDQAAGIGVREDDSLITKDSSRFLPHLILD, encoded by the coding sequence ATGAAGAAGATCCTCTGCAACGAACGCCCGGACTGGCGACAGACCGCGGAAAAACTCGGCTTCCTGTTCCACACCATCGACGGCGAAGCCTACTGGGACGAAAGCGCCTACTACCAGTTCAGCCTCAAGCAGATCGAGGACGACCTGGAAGACCCGACCACCCAGATCCATGAGATGTGCATGGACCTGGTGGACCGGGTGGTGCGCAGCGAGGCCCTGCTGGATCGCCTGAGCATTCCGCCGGCCTTCTACGACATGATCCGCACCTCATGGCTCGACGGTCACCCGCACCTCTATGGCCGCCTGGATTTTTCCTATAACGGCCAGGGCCCGGCCAAGCTGCTGGAGCTCAACTACGACACCCCCACCAGCCTCTATGAAACCGCGGCGTTCCAATGGGGCTGGCTGGAGCAGAACATCGAGCGTGGCGTGCTGCCGAGGCATGCCGACCAGTTCAACAGCATCGACACCCGGCTGCACCAGGCCTTCGCCCAGCTGGGGATCGAGCGCCCGTTCTACTTCGCCTCGATGAAGGACTCGGTGGAAGACCGCGCCACCACCGACTACCTGCGCCTGATCGCGAAAAAGGCCGGCATCGAGTCGCGGCATATCGACGTGGAAGACATCGGCCTCACCGCCGAAGGCCGCTTCGTCGACCTGCAGGACCGCTGGATTCCGCACCTGTTCAAGCTGCACGCCTGGGAGTTCATCTTCCACGAGCCCTTCGGCGCGGCGATCGCCGCCAGCGACACGCAGTTCTTCGAACCGGCGTGGAAATCCATCCTCTCCAACAAGGGCATCCTGCCGCTGCTCTGGGAGGCCCACCCGGGCCACCCGAACCTGCTGGAAACCCACCTGGACCTGCACCCGCAGCGCGACGTGCCCAGGGGCTGGGTGCGCAAGCCGTTCTTTTCCCGCGAAGGCGCCAACATCGAGTTGCGCACCCCGCAGGACGAGGTGGTCAAGGAAGACGGTCCCTACACTGACGCGCCCTACATCCTGCAGTCCTTCGCCCCGCTGCCGCGCTTTGGCGACAGCTACACCCTGATCGGCTCCTGGGTCATCGGCGACCAGGCCGCCGGCATCGGCGTGCGCGAAGACGACAGCCTGATCACCAAGGACTCCAGCCGCTTCCTGCCGCACCTGATCCTCGACTGA
- a CDS encoding DUF2491 family protein, producing MGWFKRFLGLQAPATTSSSFATGPLGLSMGAGIRFDASLKLLLADNSRVAIPGDQAVYSEGLVDLGQSEWLSRYYLDDEDYWLQVHTSGGIDGQVKSIILFNYLSNQAVNSEAELRRLAGPDSLIGQPTYSLDGVEYQREWGTEAGQTELVPLREQVSKPDETFAFESHSMLYARDTGLTNRREFLLFSVEQYADGSVSLVTSLGISLYMTDLQTL from the coding sequence ATGGGATGGTTTAAACGCTTTCTGGGGCTCCAGGCCCCGGCCACCACAAGCTCGAGTTTCGCCACCGGCCCACTGGGCCTGAGCATGGGCGCGGGCATCCGCTTCGATGCCAGCCTCAAGCTGCTGCTCGCCGACAACAGCCGCGTGGCGATCCCCGGCGACCAGGCGGTCTACAGCGAAGGCCTGGTGGACCTGGGCCAGTCCGAATGGCTGTCGCGCTACTACCTGGACGACGAGGACTACTGGCTGCAGGTGCACACCAGCGGCGGCATCGACGGCCAGGTCAAATCGATCATCCTGTTCAACTACCTGAGCAACCAGGCCGTCAACAGCGAAGCCGAGCTGCGCCGCCTGGCCGGCCCGGACAGCCTGATCGGCCAGCCCACCTACAGCCTCGACGGCGTCGAGTACCAGCGCGAATGGGGCACCGAAGCCGGGCAGACCGAGCTGGTGCCGCTGCGCGAGCAGGTGTCCAAGCCGGACGAGACCTTCGCCTTCGAAAGCCACTCGATGCTCTATGCCCGTGACACCGGCCTGACCAATCGCCGCGAATTCCTGCTGTTTTCCGTGGAGCAATACGCCGACGGCAGCGTCAGCCTGGTGACCTCACTGGGCATTTCCCTGTACATGACCGACCTGCAAACCCTCTGA